The following coding sequences lie in one Kribbella sp. NBC_00709 genomic window:
- a CDS encoding response regulator transcription factor has protein sequence MSDRPLRVLLVDDDPLVRMGLRTMLGGVPDLVVAGEAEDGAEVLDLVASTRPDVVLMDLKMPGADGITATAQLRDRPDAPAVIVLTTYDADDQVLRALRAGAAGFVLKHTPPADIVAAVRRAAAGEPVLSPSVLAGLIQHVTTPDRDRQRARDLLDALTDRERAIATAIARGRTNREIAAELYLSTATVKAHLTRLMAKLDVANRTQVAVLLHEAE, from the coding sequence ATGAGCGACCGGCCGCTGCGGGTGCTATTGGTGGACGACGATCCGCTGGTGCGGATGGGTCTGCGGACGATGCTCGGCGGCGTACCGGATCTGGTCGTCGCGGGGGAGGCCGAGGACGGAGCGGAGGTCCTCGATCTGGTCGCGTCGACCCGCCCGGACGTCGTGCTGATGGATCTCAAGATGCCGGGCGCCGATGGCATCACCGCGACCGCGCAGCTGCGCGACCGGCCGGATGCGCCGGCGGTCATCGTGCTCACGACGTACGACGCCGACGACCAGGTACTGCGTGCGCTGCGCGCCGGGGCGGCCGGTTTCGTGCTGAAGCACACGCCCCCGGCCGACATCGTCGCCGCGGTACGTCGTGCAGCCGCCGGCGAACCGGTGTTGTCGCCGTCCGTCCTGGCCGGCCTGATCCAGCACGTCACCACGCCGGACCGGGACCGGCAGCGGGCGCGGGACCTGCTCGACGCCCTGACCGATCGCGAGCGGGCGATCGCCACCGCCATCGCCCGCGGCCGGACCAATCGGGAGATCGCCGCCGAGCTCTACCTCAGCACCGCCACGGTCAAGGCCCACCTCACCCGGCTGATGGCCAAGCTGGACGTCGCCAACCGGACCCAGGTCGCCGTCCTCCTCCACGAAGCGGAGTGA
- a CDS encoding alpha/beta fold hydrolase: MNTVVSKDGTTIAYDRRGNGPALVLVDGALCSRAQGPMPAVAEALADRFTVFNYDRRGRGDSGDAGAYEVDREIEDLAAVIEAAGGSAYVYGSSSGAALALRATAAGLPIEKLVAFEPPYVVDDSRTQIPRSWVADLQALEPADAIKYFFTKGIGLPGIFVTMMKLMPAWKPMKAIAHTLPYDAQVVGGNCFGDPMDASQWAAIQQPVQVVNGGKSPAWMKTSTRALADAIPGAGHTEVPGQNHVIKATAIAPVIADFCR; this comes from the coding sequence ATGAACACCGTCGTATCGAAGGACGGCACCACCATCGCCTACGACCGGCGCGGGAACGGGCCGGCGCTCGTCCTGGTCGACGGCGCGCTCTGCTCCCGCGCACAGGGCCCGATGCCCGCGGTCGCCGAGGCGCTCGCCGACCGGTTCACCGTCTTCAACTACGACCGGCGCGGCCGCGGCGACTCCGGCGACGCCGGCGCGTACGAGGTCGACCGGGAGATCGAGGACCTCGCCGCCGTGATCGAGGCCGCCGGCGGGTCGGCGTACGTCTACGGCTCGTCGTCCGGCGCGGCGCTCGCGCTCCGGGCCACGGCGGCCGGGCTGCCGATCGAGAAGCTGGTCGCGTTCGAGCCGCCGTACGTCGTCGACGACAGCCGCACGCAGATCCCGCGCAGCTGGGTCGCCGACCTGCAGGCGCTCGAGCCGGCGGACGCGATCAAGTACTTCTTCACCAAGGGGATCGGGCTGCCCGGGATCTTCGTCACGATGATGAAGCTGATGCCGGCCTGGAAGCCGATGAAGGCGATCGCGCACACCCTGCCGTACGACGCCCAGGTGGTCGGCGGCAACTGTTTCGGCGACCCGATGGACGCCTCCCAGTGGGCGGCGATCCAGCAGCCGGTGCAGGTGGTGAACGGCGGGAAGAGCCCGGCCTGGATGAAGACGTCGACCCGCGCGCTCGCCGACGCGATCCCGGGCGCCGGGCACACCGAAGTACCGGGTCAGAACCACGTGATCAAGGCGACCGCGATCGCCCCGGTGATCGCGGACTTCTGCCGCTGA
- a CDS encoding TetR/AcrR family transcriptional regulator translates to MRADAQRNRDRLIAVAAEVVAEHGADASLEEIARRAGVGSATLHRHFGGRVALLEAVFRSSVDAVCGQADELLDHPDPLQALQIWLRTMVGHTTSSRGLATALVLGAACGSDAHARVITAGRRLLERAQDTGAVPADVRIEDLLKLVNGISLASGEDSAQADRLLTLAIRGIAPAQA, encoded by the coding sequence ATGCGCGCCGACGCCCAGCGGAACCGGGACCGCCTGATCGCGGTCGCGGCCGAGGTGGTCGCCGAGCACGGTGCCGACGCGTCGCTGGAGGAGATCGCCCGCCGCGCCGGTGTCGGGTCGGCGACCCTGCACCGGCACTTCGGCGGCCGGGTCGCCCTGCTCGAGGCGGTGTTCCGGAGCAGCGTCGACGCGGTCTGCGGGCAGGCCGACGAGCTCCTCGATCATCCGGATCCCCTGCAGGCGTTGCAGATCTGGCTCCGCACGATGGTCGGCCACACCACCAGCAGCCGGGGTCTGGCGACCGCTCTGGTGCTGGGCGCGGCCTGCGGTTCGGACGCGCATGCGCGGGTGATCACGGCCGGCCGGAGGTTGCTGGAGCGCGCTCAGGACACCGGCGCTGTGCCCGCGGATGTGCGGATCGAGGACCTGCTGAAGCTCGTCAACGGCATCTCGCTGGCCAGTGGTGAGGACTCCGCTCAGGCCGACCGGTTGCTCACGCTGGCAATCCGGGGGATAGCACCCGCCCAGGCCTAA
- a CDS encoding TIGR03564 family F420-dependent LLM class oxidoreductase, whose translation MRIGLAFGDVRGPAPLAEITRQIQEAAAAGTSAAWVTHGVGWDALTTLAVAGPTAPGIELGTAVVPFPQRHPLVLAKQALTVQAAIGNRLTLGIGAGIARMVSTMYGLPTDRPARRIREYLEVLRPLLRGETVDHHGETYTAVGAIDLPGAEAPSVLLAALGPAMLKVAGELADGTITWMTGPQTLSEYVVPSITRASGGRSPRIVAGLGVCLTSAEDDVRARFAEQFALAGQVPEYRAMLDREGAAGPADVLVVGDEASIAKQLDRFRDSGATDLMLAPIGTREEQTRTTEFLSTVSG comes from the coding sequence ATGCGCATTGGTCTGGCGTTCGGCGACGTCCGTGGACCGGCCCCGCTGGCCGAGATCACCCGGCAGATCCAGGAGGCGGCCGCGGCCGGGACGAGTGCTGCGTGGGTGACGCACGGCGTGGGCTGGGACGCCCTCACCACCCTGGCAGTCGCCGGCCCGACCGCTCCCGGCATCGAGCTCGGTACGGCGGTCGTACCGTTCCCGCAGCGGCACCCGCTCGTACTCGCGAAGCAGGCACTGACCGTGCAGGCGGCGATCGGCAACCGACTCACGCTCGGCATCGGCGCCGGCATCGCCCGGATGGTCAGCACGATGTACGGGCTGCCCACCGATCGGCCGGCTCGACGGATCCGCGAGTACCTCGAAGTACTGCGGCCACTGCTCCGCGGCGAGACGGTCGACCATCACGGCGAGACGTACACCGCGGTCGGCGCGATCGACCTTCCCGGGGCCGAGGCTCCGTCCGTCCTGCTTGCCGCACTGGGTCCGGCGATGCTGAAGGTCGCGGGCGAGCTGGCCGACGGCACGATCACCTGGATGACCGGACCCCAGACACTGAGCGAGTACGTCGTACCGTCGATCACTCGGGCCTCCGGTGGCCGCAGTCCGCGCATCGTGGCGGGGCTCGGTGTGTGTCTGACGTCCGCCGAGGACGACGTACGAGCGCGGTTCGCCGAGCAGTTCGCGCTGGCAGGGCAGGTTCCGGAGTACCGCGCGATGCTCGACCGGGAAGGCGCCGCCGGGCCGGCCGACGTGCTGGTCGTCGGCGACGAGGCCTCGATCGCGAAGCAGCTCGACCGGTTCCGCGACAGCGGCGCCACCGACCTGATGCTGGCGCCGATCGGCACCCGGGAAGAACAGACCCGCACGACCGAGTTCCTGTCTACAGTGTCGGGGTGA
- a CDS encoding YciI family protein — protein MRYMIINKADADSEAGKFPPPEVGEGVGKVVEDLSKAGVLLFAEGVHRSSLGARVKVDDGRRTVTDGPFAETKELVGGVIVVEVRNRDEAIEWAARLAEALGDEVEVRRVVDEADFGPDSDVFQN, from the coding sequence ATGCGCTACATGATCATCAACAAGGCAGACGCCGACAGCGAGGCCGGGAAGTTCCCGCCGCCGGAGGTCGGCGAGGGGGTCGGCAAAGTGGTCGAGGACCTGTCGAAGGCCGGAGTGCTGCTGTTCGCGGAGGGCGTGCACCGCAGTTCGCTCGGCGCCCGGGTGAAGGTCGACGACGGCCGGCGTACGGTCACCGACGGCCCGTTCGCCGAGACCAAGGAGCTGGTCGGCGGCGTGATCGTCGTCGAGGTCCGCAACCGTGACGAGGCGATCGAGTGGGCCGCCCGGCTGGCCGAGGCGCTCGGCGACGAGGTCGAGGTACGCCGGGTCGTCGACGAGGCGGATTTCGGCCCGGACTCGGACGTCTTCCAGAACTGA
- a CDS encoding sensor histidine kinase: MDEHEEQPWPRRQRVADVCLTLLAYLVAATTLAGEFTADPRPAMAWLVLDTVAAVVAPALLMFRRRWPIPVVAILLAVTTVSTTSGAAAAVASIMVRRRYQQALAVAGSALAAVTINLLVRQGFDVYWPIFGVLVVIGAIELGLFLRLRLRLAHEAAQRIRRAEVEEKARIEHARRSERLRIARDMHDVLAHRISLLSMHAGALAFRPDAPAEDVAATAEVIRGASHDILTDLQKVIGVLRDDSLPPDPDLRTPGLHRIGELIDDAVRSGQPVRADELPETTIPEAAGRTAYRVVQEGLTNARKHAPGRPVRIEFATDDGLTVVVSNELARSTEAAVPGSGLGLIGLRERVELLGGRLRYGPASGTFRLTAWLPLAS; encoded by the coding sequence GTGGACGAGCACGAGGAACAGCCGTGGCCGCGTCGGCAACGCGTTGCCGACGTCTGCTTGACGCTGCTGGCCTACCTGGTCGCTGCGACGACGCTGGCAGGAGAATTCACGGCCGATCCGCGGCCGGCGATGGCCTGGCTCGTGCTGGACACGGTGGCGGCTGTCGTCGCGCCGGCCCTGCTGATGTTCCGGCGCCGATGGCCGATTCCGGTGGTGGCGATCCTGCTGGCGGTGACGACGGTCTCCACGACCTCGGGTGCCGCGGCGGCGGTCGCATCGATCATGGTGCGGCGCCGGTACCAGCAGGCGCTCGCGGTGGCCGGATCTGCGCTGGCTGCGGTGACGATCAACCTCCTTGTGCGGCAGGGCTTTGACGTCTACTGGCCGATCTTCGGTGTGCTCGTGGTGATCGGAGCCATCGAGCTCGGGCTGTTCCTGCGGCTGCGGCTCCGGCTGGCGCATGAGGCCGCGCAACGAATCCGCCGGGCCGAGGTGGAGGAGAAGGCGCGGATCGAACATGCCCGTCGCTCCGAGCGGCTGCGGATCGCGCGCGACATGCACGACGTACTCGCGCACCGGATCTCGTTGCTGAGCATGCACGCCGGGGCGTTGGCATTCCGTCCGGACGCGCCGGCCGAGGACGTGGCCGCGACCGCGGAGGTGATCCGTGGCGCGTCGCACGACATTCTCACCGACCTGCAGAAGGTGATCGGCGTACTGCGGGACGACAGCCTGCCGCCCGATCCGGATCTGCGGACGCCCGGGCTGCACCGCATCGGCGAGCTGATCGACGACGCGGTCCGGTCCGGCCAGCCGGTGCGGGCCGATGAGTTGCCGGAGACAACGATCCCGGAGGCGGCCGGGCGGACGGCGTACCGGGTCGTGCAGGAGGGGCTGACCAATGCGCGCAAACACGCGCCGGGACGGCCGGTGCGGATCGAGTTCGCCACCGACGACGGGCTAACTGTTGTCGTCAGCAACGAGTTGGCCAGGTCGACGGAGGCGGCCGTGCCGGGGTCCGGGCTCGGGCTGATCGGATTGCGGGAGCGGGTGGAGCTGCTCGGCGGAAGGCTCAGGTACGGGCCGGCGAGCGGGACCTTCCGGCTGACCGCCTGGCTACCCTTGGCGTCATGA
- a CDS encoding alpha/beta fold hydrolase gives MNNTLVVPEAELYYEVRGSGPLVVLIGAPMDADSFAPLADLLAGDYTVLTADPRGVKRSKLDPGGTSRPAQRADDLARLIRHVDAGSAVVLGSSGGAVSVLALAQGYPEVVRAVIAHEPPLDRLVADGDELLAKSEKLMADYLAGDVVGAWQQFFKLANLPVPDEVVEAMFSGERDPQQVAAEHFWFDHEMRETITWMPEVQKLAEAHVIVGIGTESVGQLCERTSSALAEQLGVEPTRFPGGHTGFADQPGPFAEALCAQLVEVGFHPGAQRA, from the coding sequence ATGAACAACACATTGGTGGTTCCCGAGGCGGAGTTGTACTACGAGGTGCGCGGATCAGGACCGTTGGTGGTCCTGATCGGCGCACCCATGGACGCGGACTCGTTCGCGCCGCTGGCCGACCTGCTGGCCGGTGACTACACGGTCCTGACGGCCGATCCGCGCGGGGTGAAGCGGAGCAAGCTCGATCCCGGCGGTACGTCGCGACCCGCGCAGCGGGCCGACGATCTGGCCCGGCTGATCCGGCACGTCGACGCCGGCTCTGCCGTCGTGCTCGGCTCGAGCGGGGGAGCGGTCAGCGTGCTGGCCCTCGCCCAGGGGTACCCGGAGGTCGTGCGCGCCGTGATCGCACACGAGCCGCCGCTGGATCGGCTGGTGGCCGACGGCGACGAGCTGCTGGCGAAGTCCGAGAAGCTGATGGCCGACTACCTGGCCGGTGACGTGGTCGGCGCCTGGCAGCAGTTCTTCAAGCTGGCCAACCTGCCGGTGCCGGACGAGGTCGTCGAGGCGATGTTCAGCGGCGAACGTGACCCACAGCAGGTCGCCGCCGAACACTTCTGGTTCGACCATGAGATGCGGGAGACGATCACCTGGATGCCGGAGGTGCAGAAGCTGGCTGAGGCTCACGTGATCGTGGGGATCGGCACGGAGTCGGTCGGGCAGCTGTGTGAGCGGACCTCGTCGGCGCTGGCCGAGCAGCTCGGCGTCGAGCCGACCCGCTTTCCGGGCGGCCACACCGGCTTCGCCGACCAGCCCGGCCCGTTCGCGGAGGCGCTATGCGCTCAGCTGGTCGAGGTGGGCTTCCACCCAGGTGCGCAGCGCGCCTAG
- a CDS encoding RNA polymerase sigma factor: protein MTVTDAHGAVDAVWRIESARIIAGVARIVRDVGLAEELAQDALVAALEQWPQSGVPNNPGAWLMAIAKRRAIDLIRRKDTYQRKLAEMGHELEIEGDSVEDDVEAILEDHIEDDLLRLVFTACHPVLTMDARVTLTLKLLGGLKTDEIARAFLAPEPTIAQRIVRAKRNLAKAGVEFEVPAGPDLLERLSSVLEVVYLIYNEGYSATAGDDWMRPALCNEAMRLGRLIAELMPTEPEVLGLLSLMELQSSRANARVGPDGEPVLLLDQDRRRWDRLLIRRGLEGIERAWALEKPPGPYLLQAAIAACHARAADPEDTDWARIAGLYAVLAQVTPSPVVELNQAVAISMAFGPQRGLEAVDALADEPSLKDYHLLPSVRGDLLFKLGRLAEAREEFEKAAALTRNERERKLLLVRAAAC, encoded by the coding sequence GTGACGGTTACGGATGCGCACGGGGCGGTCGACGCGGTCTGGCGGATCGAGTCGGCGCGGATCATCGCGGGTGTCGCGCGGATCGTGCGGGACGTCGGCCTGGCCGAGGAGCTGGCCCAGGACGCGCTGGTGGCGGCGCTGGAGCAGTGGCCGCAGTCCGGCGTACCGAACAATCCAGGCGCCTGGCTGATGGCGATCGCCAAGCGCCGGGCGATCGATCTGATCCGGCGCAAGGACACGTACCAGCGCAAGCTCGCCGAGATGGGGCACGAGCTCGAGATCGAGGGCGACAGTGTCGAGGACGACGTGGAGGCCATCCTCGAGGACCACATCGAGGACGATCTGCTCCGGCTGGTTTTCACCGCGTGTCACCCGGTGCTCACCATGGACGCCCGGGTGACGCTGACGCTGAAGCTGCTCGGTGGCCTGAAGACCGACGAGATCGCGCGCGCCTTCCTCGCCCCGGAGCCGACGATCGCGCAGCGGATCGTCCGGGCCAAGCGCAACCTGGCCAAGGCCGGCGTCGAGTTCGAGGTGCCGGCCGGGCCGGACCTGCTGGAGCGGCTGTCGTCCGTGCTCGAGGTCGTCTATCTCATTTACAACGAGGGGTACTCCGCGACCGCGGGCGACGACTGGATGCGCCCGGCGCTGTGCAACGAGGCGATGCGGCTGGGCCGCCTGATCGCGGAGCTGATGCCGACCGAGCCCGAAGTGCTCGGCCTGCTTTCGCTGATGGAGCTGCAGTCGTCCCGGGCCAACGCCCGCGTCGGGCCCGACGGCGAGCCGGTCCTCCTGCTCGACCAGGACCGCCGCCGCTGGGACCGGCTGCTGATCCGTCGCGGTCTCGAAGGGATCGAGCGGGCCTGGGCACTGGAGAAGCCACCCGGCCCGTACCTCCTGCAGGCCGCGATCGCCGCCTGCCACGCCCGGGCCGCCGACCCGGAGGACACCGACTGGGCCCGGATCGCCGGCCTCTACGCCGTACTGGCGCAGGTCACGCCGTCACCGGTGGTCGAGTTGAACCAGGCGGTCGCGATCTCGATGGCCTTCGGTCCCCAGCGCGGGCTGGAAGCCGTCGACGCGCTGGCCGACGAGCCGTCGCTGAAGGACTACCACCTGCTGCCGAGCGTGCGGGGCGATCTGCTGTTCAAGCTCGGCCGCCTGGCCGAGGCGCGCGAGGAGTTCGAGAAGGCGGCCGCACTGACCCGCAACGAGCGCGAACGCAAGCTGCTGCTCGTGCGGGCTGCCGCCTGCTAG
- a CDS encoding carboxylesterase/lipase family protein has translation MIRSLLSAALSLLTLVPATSPANHDVVRIHDGLVRGADGPSTVTYQGIPYAAAPVGKLRWRPPRPPASWSGVRDATKPTPYCPQLGGDGQPLGGTSEDCLYLHVTVPKATSNNPRPVMVWSHGGGFNSGSGSQYLPTSLATEGNVIVVTVDFRIGVFGNFGLAGLPGSGTFGLQDQQAALRWVRQNIGAFGGDAHNVTLFGESGGGVGTCGLLTSPGAGGLIDRAIMQSGSCLLNWPQNGLAMGYPGGSFWHPMTQVQQAGKAAAAKLGCTGKDALECLRGLDTARVFTESGAFGSVAYGNPTLPVEPGKAVRAGLFPRIPVLSGHTKDEARAIASIAEFLKIPVTKDNYRTRLTEAFGDRAAAVEAAYPISAYDGERAAALGWSAMDTDRVFACTQRATTAAFARHTTAYSYEFADPAAPGYVPFPDGFPPGSSHGSELNYLFDEAGGPSYQLTPAQEQLAAQLRKYWTNFARTGNPNGSGAPAWPHWPSTQLLAPGATRPIDDAGNHHCDLWR, from the coding sequence ATGATCAGAAGCCTTCTCTCCGCAGCGTTGAGCCTGCTGACCTTGGTGCCGGCAACCTCTCCCGCGAATCATGACGTCGTACGGATCCACGACGGGCTGGTGCGTGGTGCGGACGGCCCGTCCACCGTTACCTACCAGGGCATTCCGTACGCCGCCGCGCCGGTCGGCAAGCTGCGGTGGAGACCGCCGCGACCGCCCGCGTCCTGGTCCGGCGTGCGAGACGCGACCAAGCCCACTCCGTACTGCCCGCAACTCGGTGGTGACGGGCAACCGCTGGGCGGCACCTCGGAGGACTGCCTGTACCTGCACGTGACGGTGCCGAAGGCAACGTCGAACAACCCGCGGCCGGTGATGGTGTGGTCGCACGGCGGCGGATTCAACTCGGGCTCGGGAAGTCAGTACTTGCCGACGTCGCTGGCAACCGAGGGCAACGTCATCGTCGTAACGGTCGACTTCCGGATCGGTGTCTTCGGCAACTTCGGGCTCGCCGGCCTGCCCGGGTCCGGCACGTTCGGCCTGCAGGATCAGCAGGCCGCGCTCCGCTGGGTCCGGCAGAACATCGGGGCCTTCGGCGGAGACGCCCACAACGTGACGCTGTTCGGCGAGTCCGGCGGAGGGGTCGGGACTTGCGGACTGCTCACGTCACCAGGCGCCGGTGGCCTGATCGACCGCGCGATCATGCAGAGCGGATCCTGCCTGCTCAACTGGCCGCAGAACGGTCTTGCCATGGGCTATCCCGGGGGTTCGTTCTGGCATCCGATGACCCAGGTGCAGCAGGCCGGCAAGGCTGCGGCCGCGAAGCTGGGCTGCACCGGCAAGGACGCGCTGGAGTGTCTGCGGGGATTGGACACCGCGAGGGTGTTCACCGAGTCAGGCGCCTTCGGTTCCGTTGCCTACGGCAACCCGACGCTGCCGGTCGAGCCGGGGAAGGCGGTCCGGGCCGGCCTGTTCCCGCGGATCCCGGTCCTGTCCGGACACACCAAGGACGAGGCCCGTGCGATCGCATCCATCGCGGAGTTTCTGAAGATTCCGGTGACGAAGGACAACTACCGCACGCGGCTGACCGAGGCGTTCGGCGATCGGGCCGCAGCGGTCGAGGCCGCGTACCCGATATCGGCGTACGACGGCGAGCGGGCCGCGGCGCTGGGGTGGTCGGCGATGGACACCGACCGGGTCTTCGCGTGTACGCAACGGGCCACGACGGCGGCGTTCGCCCGGCACACGACGGCATATTCCTACGAGTTCGCGGATCCGGCGGCGCCCGGCTACGTCCCGTTCCCGGACGGCTTCCCGCCCGGATCGTCGCACGGGTCGGAGTTGAACTACTTGTTCGACGAGGCCGGCGGACCGTCGTACCAGCTGACTCCGGCCCAGGAACAGTTGGCGGCTCAGCTGCGCAAGTACTGGACCAACTTCGCCCGGACGGGCAACCCGAACGGTTCCGGTGCGCCGGCCTGGCCGCACTGGCCGAGCACCCAGCTCCTCGCTCCGGGAGCGACCCGTCCCATCGACGACGCCGGCAACCACCACTGCGATCTCTGGAGGTGA
- a CDS encoding superoxide dismutase — protein MTTYTLPDLPYDYSALAPSIAGEIMELHHDKHHATYVKGLNDTLDKLAEARDKGDFGAIVGLEKTLAFNLGGHVNHSIFWKNLSPDGGDKPDGELGAAIDEFFGSFDGFQANFTASATTIQGSGWAILGWDALGGQLLIHQLYDQQGNLPAGQIPIAMLDMWEHAFYLQYKNVKPDYVKAWWNVVNWADAQARFDAARSGAGALIAGA, from the coding sequence TTGACCACGTACACGCTTCCCGACCTCCCCTACGATTACAGCGCCCTGGCGCCGAGCATCGCCGGCGAGATCATGGAGCTGCACCACGACAAGCACCACGCGACCTACGTGAAGGGTCTGAACGACACCCTGGACAAGCTGGCCGAGGCCCGCGACAAGGGTGACTTCGGCGCGATCGTCGGGCTGGAGAAGACGCTCGCCTTCAACCTCGGTGGGCACGTCAACCACTCGATCTTCTGGAAGAACCTGTCCCCGGACGGCGGCGACAAGCCGGACGGCGAGCTGGGCGCCGCGATCGACGAGTTCTTCGGCTCGTTCGACGGCTTCCAGGCGAACTTCACCGCGAGCGCGACCACGATCCAGGGCTCCGGCTGGGCGATCCTCGGCTGGGACGCGCTGGGTGGCCAGCTGCTGATCCACCAGCTCTACGACCAGCAGGGCAACCTGCCGGCCGGCCAGATCCCGATCGCGATGCTGGACATGTGGGAGCACGCGTTCTACCTGCAGTACAAGAACGTGAAGCCGGACTACGTCAAGGCCTGGTGGAACGTCGTCAACTGGGCCGACGCCCAGGCGCGCTTCGACGCGGCCCGCTCCGGCGCCGGCGCGCTGATCGCCGGCGCCTGA
- a CDS encoding winged helix-turn-helix transcriptional regulator, translating into MTTKCTTGAHDKHDVYASQCPCRDVLDLLANKWAALAIGAMEDGPLRFGELQRRLQGISPKVLTQTLRRLEDGGFVDREIFPAVPLHVEYSLTDIGRSVSKPLGALRTWVEAHLDQLSA; encoded by the coding sequence ATGACGACCAAGTGCACGACCGGCGCCCACGACAAGCACGACGTCTATGCGTCGCAATGCCCGTGCCGGGACGTCCTCGACCTGCTCGCGAACAAGTGGGCCGCCCTCGCGATCGGCGCGATGGAGGACGGCCCACTGCGGTTCGGCGAGCTGCAGCGGCGGCTGCAGGGCATCAGTCCGAAGGTGCTGACCCAGACGCTGCGGCGGCTGGAGGACGGCGGGTTCGTCGACCGGGAGATCTTCCCGGCGGTGCCGTTGCACGTGGAGTACTCGCTGACCGACATCGGCCGGAGCGTGTCGAAGCCGCTAGGCGCGCTGCGCACCTGGGTGGAAGCCCACCTCGACCAGCTGAGCGCATAG
- a CDS encoding NADP-dependent oxidoreductase translates to MRAISQDTYGGPEVLKLIDTDRPEPLPTEILVRVEAAGVNPVDAKTRAGQGVAGLLGEPPLILGWDVSGVVEAVGHGVHTVAVGDEVYGMPWFPRAASAYAEYVTAPSRHFARKPATIDHVQAAAVPLAGLTAYQILTALADVQKDQRVLIHAAGGGVGHLAVQIAKELGAHVVGTASAGKHEWLRGLGADEVIDYHSQDLAAATGDIDVVVDLIGSETTLAQSVAVTRRGGLVVAVPSGTSPELLARAAESGVRVASYLVEPDGHALGEIAELIENGALRVEVEEVFPLAEAAAAHRRLEDGRARGKLVLAVR, encoded by the coding sequence ATGAGAGCAATCAGTCAAGACACGTACGGCGGACCCGAGGTCCTGAAGCTCATCGACACCGACCGGCCGGAGCCGTTGCCGACCGAGATCCTGGTGCGCGTGGAGGCGGCCGGGGTGAACCCGGTGGACGCGAAGACGCGAGCCGGCCAGGGGGTGGCCGGGCTGCTCGGCGAGCCGCCGTTGATCCTCGGCTGGGACGTCAGCGGCGTCGTGGAGGCGGTCGGGCACGGCGTGCACACGGTTGCCGTCGGCGACGAGGTCTACGGGATGCCGTGGTTCCCGCGGGCTGCCTCGGCGTACGCCGAGTACGTGACCGCGCCGTCGCGGCACTTCGCGCGCAAGCCCGCCACCATCGATCACGTCCAGGCCGCGGCGGTTCCGCTCGCGGGGCTCACGGCGTACCAGATCCTGACCGCGCTCGCCGACGTACAGAAGGACCAGCGGGTGCTGATCCACGCGGCCGGCGGGGGAGTGGGTCATCTGGCCGTGCAGATCGCCAAGGAGCTCGGTGCGCACGTCGTCGGTACGGCGAGCGCCGGCAAGCACGAGTGGCTCCGCGGACTCGGTGCGGACGAGGTGATCGACTACCACTCGCAGGATCTCGCCGCGGCGACCGGCGACATCGACGTCGTGGTGGATCTGATCGGCAGCGAGACCACTCTGGCCCAATCCGTGGCCGTCACCAGGCGGGGCGGCCTGGTGGTCGCAGTGCCGTCAGGGACGTCGCCGGAGCTGCTGGCGCGCGCCGCGGAGTCGGGTGTTCGGGTCGCGTCGTACCTGGTCGAGCCGGACGGTCATGCGCTCGGTGAGATCGCCGAGCTGATCGAGAACGGCGCGCTCCGGGTCGAGGTCGAGGAGGTGTTCCCGCTCGCCGAGGCGGCCGCTGCGCACCGGCGTCTGGAGGACGGCCGGGCCCGCGGGAAGCTGGTGCTCGCGGTTCGGTGA